A genomic segment from Gemmatimonadota bacterium encodes:
- a CDS encoding putative porin, protein MAGFVLTPTTARAQLRLSGQVGFRAEYMGNENFAENDATRDDDHRMRWRARVRLAGNYAVSERVGLGFRLSTGSTTYPSSGWSTLGDDFRRDQISLDRAYLDYEASELLSLHFGFNGNALFRPTELVWDGDVSPGGFTQVWTSGGVELVTGQYMLRELRSLRPTREESSYFLANGLSYRWGEGASYRLGAFSYIYTNPNSLATAIEGGQLDSDFKTNRFAPDDPEAFFSDYDIYGGSFSYSRGDWAFASEVSVNLGAEDDATLGEQYADKEHLAFVSLITYGSLGDPGSWNITAGYAHIEADGLVAAFNSDDLQQTNVNTVPIWVRAQLPGDARLVWDTYVQSKADEALASNGGIFHDENATKIRTRLTIQANF, encoded by the coding sequence ATGGCGGGGTTCGTCCTGACGCCGACGACAGCGCGAGCGCAGCTCCGTTTGAGCGGCCAGGTGGGCTTCCGGGCCGAGTACATGGGCAACGAGAACTTCGCCGAGAACGACGCCACCCGGGATGACGACCACCGCATGCGGTGGCGCGCCCGCGTGCGACTCGCGGGAAACTACGCCGTGTCCGAGCGCGTGGGGCTCGGCTTCCGGCTCAGCACGGGAAGCACCACGTACCCGTCATCGGGGTGGAGTACTCTCGGCGACGACTTCCGTAGGGACCAGATCTCGCTCGACAGGGCGTACCTCGACTACGAGGCGTCAGAACTACTCTCCCTCCATTTCGGGTTCAACGGCAACGCCCTCTTCCGACCTACCGAGCTGGTATGGGATGGGGATGTGTCGCCCGGAGGCTTCACGCAGGTCTGGACGAGCGGGGGCGTCGAGCTGGTCACGGGCCAGTACATGCTCCGTGAGCTTCGTTCACTGAGGCCCACTCGCGAGGAGAGCTCGTACTTCCTGGCCAACGGCCTCTCCTACCGGTGGGGTGAGGGCGCAAGCTACAGGCTCGGCGCGTTCAGCTACATCTACACGAACCCCAACAGCCTCGCGACGGCCATCGAAGGCGGCCAGCTCGACTCGGACTTCAAGACGAACCGATTCGCCCCCGACGACCCCGAGGCCTTCTTCTCCGACTACGATATCTACGGCGGCAGCTTCAGCTACAGCCGCGGCGACTGGGCCTTCGCGTCGGAAGTCTCGGTGAACCTGGGGGCCGAGGACGACGCGACGCTCGGAGAGCAGTACGCCGACAAGGAGCACCTCGCGTTCGTGAGTCTGATCACGTACGGAAGCCTGGGCGACCCGGGATCGTGGAACATCACTGCAGGCTACGCGCATATCGAGGCGGACGGGCTGGTTGCGGCGTTCAACAGCGACGATCTGCAGCAGACCAACGTCAATACGGTTCCCATCTGGGTACGCGCGCAGCTGCCTGGCGACGCCCGCTTGGTGTGGGATACATATGTCCAGTCCAAGGCCGACGAAGCCCTGGCGTCCAACGGCGGCATCTTCCACGATGAGAACGCGACGAAGATCCGCACGCGCCTCACGATACAGGCCAACTTCTGA